From a single Sus scrofa isolate TJ Tabasco breed Duroc chromosome 13, Sscrofa11.1, whole genome shotgun sequence genomic region:
- the GNL3 gene encoding guanine nucleotide-binding protein-like 3 isoform X5: MKRPKLKKSSKRMTCHKRYKIQKKVREHHRKLRKEAKKRGRKKPRKDPGIPNSAPFKEALLREAELRKQRLEELKQQQKLERQKEQDKKRKLETNPGVELSHKVLVKEEFGRSKAKKAKSSKQNPKKLYCQELKKVIEASDVVLEVLDARDPLGCRCPQVEEAIVKGRQKRLVLVLNKSDLVPTENLENWLNYLKKELPTVVFKASTDLKDKGKRIKERKKVAPFKTEVCVGKEGLWKLLGGFQEIYGKAICVGVIGFPNVGKSSIINSLKQERICNVGVSMGLTRCMQVVPLDKQITLIDSPGFIASPLNSASALALRSPASIEVIKPMEAASAILSHADARQVVLKFTVPDFENSLEFFTSFAQRRGLHQKGGSPNVEGAAKLLWSEWTGASLGYYCHPPTSWTLSSHFNESIVTDMKWGFNLEELEKNNARSIQAIKGPRLAGSILFQSSGLTNGIIEEGDIPEEPLKQKEQKQEEGEDYGDVDTDQESVDKEGKELRHITCRRGL; the protein is encoded by the exons ATGAAGCGGCCGA AGTTAAAGAAATCAAGTAAACGCATGACCTGCCATAAGCGgtataaaatccaaaaaaag gTACGAGAGCACCATCGAAAATTGAGGAAAGAGGCTAAAAAACGAGGTCGAAAGAAGCCTAGGAAAGACCCAGGAATTCCAAATAGTGCTCCTTTTAAGGAGGCTCTTCTTCGGGAAGCTGAGCTAAGGAAACAGCGG CTTGAAGAACTGAAACAGCAGCAGAAACTTGAGAGGCAGAAGGAAcaggacaagaaaagaaaacttgaaactAATCCTGGTGTTGAGCTGTCTCACAAGGTTCTTGTGAAAGAG GAATTTGGGCGATCTAAAGCTAAGAAAGCCAAGTCAAGCAAACAGAATCCAAAGAAGTTGTACTGTCAGGAACTTAAAAAG GTGATCGAAGCCTCAGATGTTGTGCTGGAGGTATTAGACGCCAGAGATCCTCTTGGTTGCAGGTGTCCCCAGGTGGAAGAAGCCATTGTCAAGGGTAGACAGAAAAGGCTAGTACTTGTACTAAATAAGTCAG ATTTGGTACCAACGGAAAATTTGGAGAACTGgctaaattatttgaagaaagagTTGCCAACAGTTGTATTCAAAGCCTCAACTGATCTGAAGGACAAAGGGAAGAGAATCAAG gaaaggaagaaagttgCTCCATTCAAAACTGAAGTTTGTGTTGGTAAAGAAGGCCTTTGGAAGCTTCTTGGAGGTTTTCAGGAGATTTATGGCAAAGCCATTTGCGTTGGGGTTATTG GTTTCCCAAATGTGGGGAAAAGCAGCATCATCAATAGCTTAAAACAAGAACGGATATGTAATGTTGGTGTATCCATGGGGCTTACAAG GTGCATGCAGGTTGTCCCCTTGGACAAACAAATCACACTCATAGATAGTCCAGGTTTCATTGCATCTCCACTGAACTCTGCTTCTGCACTTGCTTTGAGAAGTCCAGCAAGTATTGAAGTAATAAAACCAATGGAGGCTGCTAGCGCCATTCTGTCCCATGCTGATGCTCGACAG gtagtACTGAAATTTACTGTCCCAGACTTTGAGAATTCGCTGgaatttttcacttcttttgctCAGAGAAGAGGACTGCACCAAAAAGGTGGAAGTCCAAATGTAGAAGGTGCTGCCAAACTGCTGTGGTCTGAGTGGACAGG TGCCTCCTTAGGTTACTATTGTCACCCCCCTACATCCTGGACtctttcttcacattttaatGAAAGCATTGTGACAGACATGAAATGGGGCTTTAATCtggaagaattagaaaagaataatgCACGCAGCATACAAG CTATCAAGGGTCCTCGTTTAGCCGGGAGCATCCTTTTCCAGTCTTCAGGTTTGACAAATGGAATAATAGAGGAAGGGGACATACCTGAAGAACCCctgaaacagaaagaacagaagcaagaggagggggaggactATGGAGATGTTGACACCGACCAAGAAAGTGTTGACAAAGAAG GAAAAGAGCTCAGACACATCACCTGCAGAAGAGGCCTTTGA
- the GNL3 gene encoding guanine nucleotide-binding protein-like 3 isoform X2: MKRPKLKKSSKRMTCHKRYKIQKKVREHHRKLRKEAKKRGRKKPRKDPGIPNSAPFKEALLREAELRKQRLEELKQQQKLERQKEQDKKRKLETNPGVELSHKVLVKEEFGRSKAKKAKSSKQNPKKLYCQELKKVIEASDVVLEVLDARDPLGCRCPQVEEAIVKGRQKRLVLVLNKSDLVPTENLENWLNYLKKELPTVVFKASTDLKDKGKRIKERKKVAPFKTEVCVGKEGLWKLLGGFQEIYGKAICVGVIGFPNVGKSSIINSLKQERICNVGVSMGLTRCMQVVPLDKQITLIDSPGFIASPLNSASALALRSPASIEVIKPMEAASAILSHADARQVVLKFTVPDFENSLEFFTSFAQRRGLHQKGGSPNVEGAAKLLWSEWTGASLGYYCHPPTSWTLSSHFNESIVTDMKWGFNLEELEKNNARSIQAIKGPRLAGSILFQSSGLTNGIIEEGDIPEEPLKQKEQKQEEGEDYGDVDTDQESVDKEGDEKSSDTSPAEEAFEAVPKGSQAGEQSALSFVMEKMTEEDDAYDFSTDYML, from the exons ATGAAGCGGCCGA AGTTAAAGAAATCAAGTAAACGCATGACCTGCCATAAGCGgtataaaatccaaaaaaag gTACGAGAGCACCATCGAAAATTGAGGAAAGAGGCTAAAAAACGAGGTCGAAAGAAGCCTAGGAAAGACCCAGGAATTCCAAATAGTGCTCCTTTTAAGGAGGCTCTTCTTCGGGAAGCTGAGCTAAGGAAACAGCGG CTTGAAGAACTGAAACAGCAGCAGAAACTTGAGAGGCAGAAGGAAcaggacaagaaaagaaaacttgaaactAATCCTGGTGTTGAGCTGTCTCACAAGGTTCTTGTGAAAGAG GAATTTGGGCGATCTAAAGCTAAGAAAGCCAAGTCAAGCAAACAGAATCCAAAGAAGTTGTACTGTCAGGAACTTAAAAAG GTGATCGAAGCCTCAGATGTTGTGCTGGAGGTATTAGACGCCAGAGATCCTCTTGGTTGCAGGTGTCCCCAGGTGGAAGAAGCCATTGTCAAGGGTAGACAGAAAAGGCTAGTACTTGTACTAAATAAGTCAG ATTTGGTACCAACGGAAAATTTGGAGAACTGgctaaattatttgaagaaagagTTGCCAACAGTTGTATTCAAAGCCTCAACTGATCTGAAGGACAAAGGGAAGAGAATCAAG gaaaggaagaaagttgCTCCATTCAAAACTGAAGTTTGTGTTGGTAAAGAAGGCCTTTGGAAGCTTCTTGGAGGTTTTCAGGAGATTTATGGCAAAGCCATTTGCGTTGGGGTTATTG GTTTCCCAAATGTGGGGAAAAGCAGCATCATCAATAGCTTAAAACAAGAACGGATATGTAATGTTGGTGTATCCATGGGGCTTACAAG GTGCATGCAGGTTGTCCCCTTGGACAAACAAATCACACTCATAGATAGTCCAGGTTTCATTGCATCTCCACTGAACTCTGCTTCTGCACTTGCTTTGAGAAGTCCAGCAAGTATTGAAGTAATAAAACCAATGGAGGCTGCTAGCGCCATTCTGTCCCATGCTGATGCTCGACAG gtagtACTGAAATTTACTGTCCCAGACTTTGAGAATTCGCTGgaatttttcacttcttttgctCAGAGAAGAGGACTGCACCAAAAAGGTGGAAGTCCAAATGTAGAAGGTGCTGCCAAACTGCTGTGGTCTGAGTGGACAGG TGCCTCCTTAGGTTACTATTGTCACCCCCCTACATCCTGGACtctttcttcacattttaatGAAAGCATTGTGACAGACATGAAATGGGGCTTTAATCtggaagaattagaaaagaataatgCACGCAGCATACAAG CTATCAAGGGTCCTCGTTTAGCCGGGAGCATCCTTTTCCAGTCTTCAGGTTTGACAAATGGAATAATAGAGGAAGGGGACATACCTGAAGAACCCctgaaacagaaagaacagaagcaagaggagggggaggactATGGAGATGTTGACACCGACCAAGAAAGTGTTGACAAAGAAGGTGAT GAAAAGAGCTCAGACACATCACCTGCAGAAGAGGCCTTTGAGGCTGTGCCCAAGGGGTCTCAAGCAG GTGAGCAGTCTGCACTTTCTTTTGTCATGGAAAAGATGACTGAGGAAGATGATGCTTATGACTTCAGTACAGACTACATGTTATAG
- the GNL3 gene encoding guanine nucleotide-binding protein-like 3 isoform X1 encodes MSLCRLICGNKGLAELKKSSKRMTCHKRYKIQKKVREHHRKLRKEAKKRGRKKPRKDPGIPNSAPFKEALLREAELRKQRLEELKQQQKLERQKEQDKKRKLETNPGVELSHKVLVKEEFGRSKAKKAKSSKQNPKKLYCQELKKVIEASDVVLEVLDARDPLGCRCPQVEEAIVKGRQKRLVLVLNKSDLVPTENLENWLNYLKKELPTVVFKASTDLKDKGKRIKERKKVAPFKTEVCVGKEGLWKLLGGFQEIYGKAICVGVIGFPNVGKSSIINSLKQERICNVGVSMGLTRCMQVVPLDKQITLIDSPGFIASPLNSASALALRSPASIEVIKPMEAASAILSHADARQVVLKFTVPDFENSLEFFTSFAQRRGLHQKGGSPNVEGAAKLLWSEWTGASLGYYCHPPTSWTLSSHFNESIVTDMKWGFNLEELEKNNARSIQAIKGPRLAGSILFQSSGLTNGIIEEGDIPEEPLKQKEQKQEEGEDYGDVDTDQESVDKEGDEKSSDTSPAEEAFEAVPKGSQAGEQSALSFVMEKMTEEDDAYDFSTDYML; translated from the exons ATGAGCCTGTGCCGCTTGATCTGTGGAAATAAGGGTCTAGCGG AGTTAAAGAAATCAAGTAAACGCATGACCTGCCATAAGCGgtataaaatccaaaaaaag gTACGAGAGCACCATCGAAAATTGAGGAAAGAGGCTAAAAAACGAGGTCGAAAGAAGCCTAGGAAAGACCCAGGAATTCCAAATAGTGCTCCTTTTAAGGAGGCTCTTCTTCGGGAAGCTGAGCTAAGGAAACAGCGG CTTGAAGAACTGAAACAGCAGCAGAAACTTGAGAGGCAGAAGGAAcaggacaagaaaagaaaacttgaaactAATCCTGGTGTTGAGCTGTCTCACAAGGTTCTTGTGAAAGAG GAATTTGGGCGATCTAAAGCTAAGAAAGCCAAGTCAAGCAAACAGAATCCAAAGAAGTTGTACTGTCAGGAACTTAAAAAG GTGATCGAAGCCTCAGATGTTGTGCTGGAGGTATTAGACGCCAGAGATCCTCTTGGTTGCAGGTGTCCCCAGGTGGAAGAAGCCATTGTCAAGGGTAGACAGAAAAGGCTAGTACTTGTACTAAATAAGTCAG ATTTGGTACCAACGGAAAATTTGGAGAACTGgctaaattatttgaagaaagagTTGCCAACAGTTGTATTCAAAGCCTCAACTGATCTGAAGGACAAAGGGAAGAGAATCAAG gaaaggaagaaagttgCTCCATTCAAAACTGAAGTTTGTGTTGGTAAAGAAGGCCTTTGGAAGCTTCTTGGAGGTTTTCAGGAGATTTATGGCAAAGCCATTTGCGTTGGGGTTATTG GTTTCCCAAATGTGGGGAAAAGCAGCATCATCAATAGCTTAAAACAAGAACGGATATGTAATGTTGGTGTATCCATGGGGCTTACAAG GTGCATGCAGGTTGTCCCCTTGGACAAACAAATCACACTCATAGATAGTCCAGGTTTCATTGCATCTCCACTGAACTCTGCTTCTGCACTTGCTTTGAGAAGTCCAGCAAGTATTGAAGTAATAAAACCAATGGAGGCTGCTAGCGCCATTCTGTCCCATGCTGATGCTCGACAG gtagtACTGAAATTTACTGTCCCAGACTTTGAGAATTCGCTGgaatttttcacttcttttgctCAGAGAAGAGGACTGCACCAAAAAGGTGGAAGTCCAAATGTAGAAGGTGCTGCCAAACTGCTGTGGTCTGAGTGGACAGG TGCCTCCTTAGGTTACTATTGTCACCCCCCTACATCCTGGACtctttcttcacattttaatGAAAGCATTGTGACAGACATGAAATGGGGCTTTAATCtggaagaattagaaaagaataatgCACGCAGCATACAAG CTATCAAGGGTCCTCGTTTAGCCGGGAGCATCCTTTTCCAGTCTTCAGGTTTGACAAATGGAATAATAGAGGAAGGGGACATACCTGAAGAACCCctgaaacagaaagaacagaagcaagaggagggggaggactATGGAGATGTTGACACCGACCAAGAAAGTGTTGACAAAGAAGGTGAT GAAAAGAGCTCAGACACATCACCTGCAGAAGAGGCCTTTGAGGCTGTGCCCAAGGGGTCTCAAGCAG GTGAGCAGTCTGCACTTTCTTTTGTCATGGAAAAGATGACTGAGGAAGATGATGCTTATGACTTCAGTACAGACTACATGTTATAG
- the GNL3 gene encoding guanine nucleotide-binding protein-like 3 isoform X4, translating to MSLCRLICGNKGLAELKKSSKRMTCHKRYKIQKKVREHHRKLRKEAKKRGRKKPRKDPGIPNSAPFKEALLREAELRKQRLEELKQQQKLERQKEQDKKRKLETNPGVELSHKVLVKEEFGRSKAKKAKSSKQNPKKLYCQELKKVIEASDVVLEVLDARDPLGCRCPQVEEAIVKGRQKRLVLVLNKSDLVPTENLENWLNYLKKELPTVVFKASTDLKDKGKRIKERKKVAPFKTEVCVGKEGLWKLLGGFQEIYGKAICVGVIGFPNVGKSSIINSLKQERICNVGVSMGLTRCMQVVPLDKQITLIDSPGFIASPLNSASALALRSPASIEVIKPMEAASAILSHADARQVVLKFTVPDFENSLEFFTSFAQRRGLHQKGGSPNVEGAAKLLWSEWTGASLGYYCHPPTSWTLSSHFNESIVTDMKWGFNLEELEKNNARSIQAIKGPRLAGSILFQSSGLTNGIIEEGDIPEEPLKQKEQKQEEGEDYGDVDTDQESVDKEGKELRHITCRRGL from the exons ATGAGCCTGTGCCGCTTGATCTGTGGAAATAAGGGTCTAGCGG AGTTAAAGAAATCAAGTAAACGCATGACCTGCCATAAGCGgtataaaatccaaaaaaag gTACGAGAGCACCATCGAAAATTGAGGAAAGAGGCTAAAAAACGAGGTCGAAAGAAGCCTAGGAAAGACCCAGGAATTCCAAATAGTGCTCCTTTTAAGGAGGCTCTTCTTCGGGAAGCTGAGCTAAGGAAACAGCGG CTTGAAGAACTGAAACAGCAGCAGAAACTTGAGAGGCAGAAGGAAcaggacaagaaaagaaaacttgaaactAATCCTGGTGTTGAGCTGTCTCACAAGGTTCTTGTGAAAGAG GAATTTGGGCGATCTAAAGCTAAGAAAGCCAAGTCAAGCAAACAGAATCCAAAGAAGTTGTACTGTCAGGAACTTAAAAAG GTGATCGAAGCCTCAGATGTTGTGCTGGAGGTATTAGACGCCAGAGATCCTCTTGGTTGCAGGTGTCCCCAGGTGGAAGAAGCCATTGTCAAGGGTAGACAGAAAAGGCTAGTACTTGTACTAAATAAGTCAG ATTTGGTACCAACGGAAAATTTGGAGAACTGgctaaattatttgaagaaagagTTGCCAACAGTTGTATTCAAAGCCTCAACTGATCTGAAGGACAAAGGGAAGAGAATCAAG gaaaggaagaaagttgCTCCATTCAAAACTGAAGTTTGTGTTGGTAAAGAAGGCCTTTGGAAGCTTCTTGGAGGTTTTCAGGAGATTTATGGCAAAGCCATTTGCGTTGGGGTTATTG GTTTCCCAAATGTGGGGAAAAGCAGCATCATCAATAGCTTAAAACAAGAACGGATATGTAATGTTGGTGTATCCATGGGGCTTACAAG GTGCATGCAGGTTGTCCCCTTGGACAAACAAATCACACTCATAGATAGTCCAGGTTTCATTGCATCTCCACTGAACTCTGCTTCTGCACTTGCTTTGAGAAGTCCAGCAAGTATTGAAGTAATAAAACCAATGGAGGCTGCTAGCGCCATTCTGTCCCATGCTGATGCTCGACAG gtagtACTGAAATTTACTGTCCCAGACTTTGAGAATTCGCTGgaatttttcacttcttttgctCAGAGAAGAGGACTGCACCAAAAAGGTGGAAGTCCAAATGTAGAAGGTGCTGCCAAACTGCTGTGGTCTGAGTGGACAGG TGCCTCCTTAGGTTACTATTGTCACCCCCCTACATCCTGGACtctttcttcacattttaatGAAAGCATTGTGACAGACATGAAATGGGGCTTTAATCtggaagaattagaaaagaataatgCACGCAGCATACAAG CTATCAAGGGTCCTCGTTTAGCCGGGAGCATCCTTTTCCAGTCTTCAGGTTTGACAAATGGAATAATAGAGGAAGGGGACATACCTGAAGAACCCctgaaacagaaagaacagaagcaagaggagggggaggactATGGAGATGTTGACACCGACCAAGAAAGTGTTGACAAAGAAG GAAAAGAGCTCAGACACATCACCTGCAGAAGAGGCCTTTGA
- the GNL3 gene encoding guanine nucleotide-binding protein-like 3 isoform X3, translated as MTCHKRYKIQKKVREHHRKLRKEAKKRGRKKPRKDPGIPNSAPFKEALLREAELRKQRLEELKQQQKLERQKEQDKKRKLETNPGVELSHKVLVKEEFGRSKAKKAKSSKQNPKKLYCQELKKVIEASDVVLEVLDARDPLGCRCPQVEEAIVKGRQKRLVLVLNKSDLVPTENLENWLNYLKKELPTVVFKASTDLKDKGKRIKERKKVAPFKTEVCVGKEGLWKLLGGFQEIYGKAICVGVIGFPNVGKSSIINSLKQERICNVGVSMGLTRCMQVVPLDKQITLIDSPGFIASPLNSASALALRSPASIEVIKPMEAASAILSHADARQVVLKFTVPDFENSLEFFTSFAQRRGLHQKGGSPNVEGAAKLLWSEWTGASLGYYCHPPTSWTLSSHFNESIVTDMKWGFNLEELEKNNARSIQAIKGPRLAGSILFQSSGLTNGIIEEGDIPEEPLKQKEQKQEEGEDYGDVDTDQESVDKEGDEKSSDTSPAEEAFEAVPKGSQAGEQSALSFVMEKMTEEDDAYDFSTDYML; from the exons ATGACCTGCCATAAGCGgtataaaatccaaaaaaag gTACGAGAGCACCATCGAAAATTGAGGAAAGAGGCTAAAAAACGAGGTCGAAAGAAGCCTAGGAAAGACCCAGGAATTCCAAATAGTGCTCCTTTTAAGGAGGCTCTTCTTCGGGAAGCTGAGCTAAGGAAACAGCGG CTTGAAGAACTGAAACAGCAGCAGAAACTTGAGAGGCAGAAGGAAcaggacaagaaaagaaaacttgaaactAATCCTGGTGTTGAGCTGTCTCACAAGGTTCTTGTGAAAGAG GAATTTGGGCGATCTAAAGCTAAGAAAGCCAAGTCAAGCAAACAGAATCCAAAGAAGTTGTACTGTCAGGAACTTAAAAAG GTGATCGAAGCCTCAGATGTTGTGCTGGAGGTATTAGACGCCAGAGATCCTCTTGGTTGCAGGTGTCCCCAGGTGGAAGAAGCCATTGTCAAGGGTAGACAGAAAAGGCTAGTACTTGTACTAAATAAGTCAG ATTTGGTACCAACGGAAAATTTGGAGAACTGgctaaattatttgaagaaagagTTGCCAACAGTTGTATTCAAAGCCTCAACTGATCTGAAGGACAAAGGGAAGAGAATCAAG gaaaggaagaaagttgCTCCATTCAAAACTGAAGTTTGTGTTGGTAAAGAAGGCCTTTGGAAGCTTCTTGGAGGTTTTCAGGAGATTTATGGCAAAGCCATTTGCGTTGGGGTTATTG GTTTCCCAAATGTGGGGAAAAGCAGCATCATCAATAGCTTAAAACAAGAACGGATATGTAATGTTGGTGTATCCATGGGGCTTACAAG GTGCATGCAGGTTGTCCCCTTGGACAAACAAATCACACTCATAGATAGTCCAGGTTTCATTGCATCTCCACTGAACTCTGCTTCTGCACTTGCTTTGAGAAGTCCAGCAAGTATTGAAGTAATAAAACCAATGGAGGCTGCTAGCGCCATTCTGTCCCATGCTGATGCTCGACAG gtagtACTGAAATTTACTGTCCCAGACTTTGAGAATTCGCTGgaatttttcacttcttttgctCAGAGAAGAGGACTGCACCAAAAAGGTGGAAGTCCAAATGTAGAAGGTGCTGCCAAACTGCTGTGGTCTGAGTGGACAGG TGCCTCCTTAGGTTACTATTGTCACCCCCCTACATCCTGGACtctttcttcacattttaatGAAAGCATTGTGACAGACATGAAATGGGGCTTTAATCtggaagaattagaaaagaataatgCACGCAGCATACAAG CTATCAAGGGTCCTCGTTTAGCCGGGAGCATCCTTTTCCAGTCTTCAGGTTTGACAAATGGAATAATAGAGGAAGGGGACATACCTGAAGAACCCctgaaacagaaagaacagaagcaagaggagggggaggactATGGAGATGTTGACACCGACCAAGAAAGTGTTGACAAAGAAGGTGAT GAAAAGAGCTCAGACACATCACCTGCAGAAGAGGCCTTTGAGGCTGTGCCCAAGGGGTCTCAAGCAG GTGAGCAGTCTGCACTTTCTTTTGTCATGGAAAAGATGACTGAGGAAGATGATGCTTATGACTTCAGTACAGACTACATGTTATAG